The genomic window AGTAAGCACCACTAactgcagaaaaaaagaaaaaaaaagcaactaCTCTGTAGAAGCTGGCTTCCCCAGATAGCTGTCAGTCAACTGGATACCAGTGAGGATTGAGGTGTCACGGTGGGTGCTcttgtggtggaaatttcctgaaGCTCTAAGTGCCATTCTACTGCAAAGCTTCCCAGAGATCCTGCTGGgacagccccctccctcctggcccACAGTACTTAAAAGTACAGCATACTCAGGGCACAGCATACAGATCACAAACTATATTTACAGACTTCATTATCCTCCTGAGCAAACATAACCAGCATGTCATCCTGCAGTCTTAATTCTCAATAGGGCTTCTCACCTGAGTGCATTAATACATATTTATCTTTATTATTGTAATCACATACATTCATCATTGTTCTATTTAATCTTCAAGGATTATTggatgtgtgtgagagacacatacaaagggaaggggagaaggaaagagaaacaaTGAGAATATTAGATTCCTCTCTCTCCATTGAACACTAAAAATATTGTATACAATTTAGATTCCCAATGCTCTCAGTTTACATGGTTTAGGACAATTTTTCCTCTAAGCAATACTTGAGATGTTTGTATTTAGTGTATTGGTCTAGAATGTATGAACTGACTATTAGCAACTAAGCAATTATTACTACAAATGCGTATGATGTTGGTACATAATTTCCACTTACAGGCTATGTGATTCTGGTTCTCTGAAAACCCCACCTTGCAGGATTTCTTCTCCTGGGTTTTACCTCCTTTCAGGCAGATCCAACAGGAGGAGTTCCTGGCAGTATAAATAGAACAGTTCTGTTCCACAAGAGAAGGCAGGTGTCATGCAGCACTGCTCTCAGGCATACCCCCCCTTGAAGGTGCATTATGCACAGCACCCATTCAGGTTTTTTCAATCAATTACCCAGGCAAGGTTAGTTAAAAACCTATATCCTGTTTGTTGTTCTGGTTTAACAATTAACTCACTGCTTGGTTGCTCAAGTTCACACCCACTCTGGGCCCATATTACAATCCCAGTAGGGTTTCTTGCCCCTGTTCAGGAGGTCCCAGCACTCCTCCTGCAACTGGATTGTACATCAAACAGTCACACTCTTTTAAAACAAGAGACTCCCAGCTCTCCTCAAGAGTTGCTAGTactttaaaccaggggtgggcaaactttttggtcagaggaccacatctgggaatagaaattatgATAAGGCAGCACTTACAACAGACATAAGATACCAGAGTAGTGAGACACTCAAAAGAGAAATGACCTCCCAGATTTCACAGGCTGTATGCAGTGCTTAGGAGTCTAGAAAGGCAAGAAGGGTTTTGGGGAGGTAAAACACAGCAGTTGAGGTCAGTCACATCAGGACAGATGCTTTCTGCTTCATTTTCTGTTGCAGACATTGTGTgagaccttgggcaggtcacataacctctttgtgcctcagtttcaccatctataCAGTCATAGATTCTCTTAGATGTTAAGACTAGTAAGAACcattgtgatgatctagtctgacttcctatataACAGAGGCTTTAAGATttaattaattcctgcttcatgTCCAATAGCTGTAGTTGAACTGGAGTATATCTTTgagaaaaaaacatccagtctttatttaaagatTTCCAGTGATTGAAAATCCACCCCAACCctgagtaaattgttccaatagttaattatcctcattgttaaaaatgtgcaccttatttctaatcCAGCCACCTACCAACAACTGTATCTTGTTATACATTTGTCTGCTGGAGTGAAGAGGCCCCTCTTTTATCTAATTTTCTCTCCCATGTACATggttagactgtaatcaagtcactccttaacagTCTCTGATAAGCTAAGTGAAATTGGGTGTAATTCTCAAGCCTCACACCATTCCTGAGAGGGAGGTAATTCTCTCATGCTTTGAGTTCTTCAAACAGAAGTTAGTAGGGAAGTGCAAAATATTCTCACCCTTACATTCCTTCAAGGGGAAGAACACTTAGGgatacaatttttattttaaaaagcacaagATCCACACACATCTGCATGCATGTGTAAATTTGCACATGTAAATTTTACAGCTAGTACACTTATGAGTGCAAATATTGTATATGAAATGATGCACGCATATTCGAATGCAGTCTGAAGTCTCTTAACATTTTAGCCTCATCTTCAATATTTCTCCTCTTCCCACACCTTTGGACAGTATTTTTTTCATGGCATAGAACAAATTCATTTCCTCAGACATACACCATAAAGCTAAGCACTGAAGTCCACAGCAAATGGAAGGTGCTATTTGTCTGCACTGTGAAAATGTACTTTGACTTCTGAATAGAATATGTACCAGAAAGTGCCTGATTTCCAGGGAACTCATGGTGCGGTACAAAGAACTTGCAATATTTCATCAGATACTTAATTTGAGTAGCTATCAGAATAAACTATCTTTACACTAGAACCTAGGCTTTTATGGCTTGCATTATGTATGAGACTCTAGATAGGCTTTCAGCTTTAATTATTCCACACAAGAGACAAAACCAGTCATTAAGAATTCAGTGTATCATTTACATGATCATACAAATCCCTTTCTTCCAATGAGTTTTTGGATAACAATGACAACGCTCTGCTGTTTTGACTCCTCATCTTAAATTACATCTTCACGGGTGCACTCCAAATTAGTTGCAACAATTATGAAAATGAGTTTTATCACATGAACTTCTGACTGGGATCCATTTCAGTGTCATCCTGCGTCTCTCACTGCATCTAGAATATCATGGTTTCAAAGCTCAAGGTGCTTAGTAAAGGTCATTCACTTGCCCTGCGTATGCCTCATGTATCACCTTCTAACTTCACTGCAAGGGGCATCTTCCTTAGGCATATACGGTCTGCAGGACTAAAAGCAGTAAAAAGCAGTAAAAGAATTGTTTGTCCATaaagcaaacaaacacacaagCAGTGGATGTGCTGAGCAAGGAGACAGTTTTGTATAGGCAATTGACTGACTTTCACAttgttttaataaattttaaacaGACTTATGATTTGTATTAGAGTAAGGGGAGTCACCCAATAATCACACCTGCTGTGCTAGATGTTGCATAGGCAAGTGCCAAAGAAAACAGACCCTAGCCCAGCAAGCTTACAACCTAGATCAAAACAGGATGCAACAAATGGGCAAGATAGATAAACGAGGTGGGATGGGTCGGAAGATGAAGTAACAGAAAGAGTAGTGTTGAACAAAGAGCACAACTCCGTGCTTTAGTAGTATTAGGGTAGtagaccccctcccacccccatacaGTACATCTTTACACTGTGCAAATACAGGGGAAGATGTGGAATCAAGGAGAAAGTAGGGAAACAGTGTCAAAGGCAGCAGAAAGTTCAAGGAGGATGATAGGGAAGAGGGTGCAAGACTTAGCCAGAAAAAAGGTCCTAGAAATCATGGTGAGCATGGTTTTGATGGTGTAAAAAAGTAATACCGTAAGGGATTCAGGCAGGAATTAGCTGGAAGGAAATCAAGGTAGCTATTGTTTTTAACAAGTTCAAAGAAtttagaggggaaggaggagatggGACAGTAGTTAGAGGCAGGTGGGTGTTAAGACATGAACATGTCTGAACACTCATGGGACAAATCCAGAAGAAAAGGATGAGGCAAAATGAGGGAGTGAAAAGAGGAAAGAAGAGATGGCAGCTAGGCAGGGATGGTCTCAGGGGAACTGTCAAACATTCACATGTAGGGAAATAAATGTGTTTTTCCATCTAGCACACAGCTAGTTGgtcacactgcaggccacagatcAAATGTAGCCCTTGGAATTCTATTATCTTTAATATGGAGGAGCATCCCATTGGAATCACTGCTTCTAGGACACAATGCTCCTTCTTGAGCCAACCCAAGGCCATAACCAGTTTTAATCAAGACACAGTGAAGCATACTTGTCCAGCACTTGTTCATAGGGTGCACTTCCATATTACAGATAAGGGCAGTCGCAACTGTTCAGTTTAATACAAGTTAGACTCAGCCTTTAGCTCCTGTCAAGTTGCTAATATGATCTTAGCTGAGCAAAGTTTGGATGTCTCTGATCTGACGGAATCATTCTGACAGGATGACTCACGTAACAGCAATCtcaaattattttgtttgtttttacaaaaattaaagatacagaaaCCTCAGATACATCCCTCAGTAACAAAGTATCATCAAGGAAAACTAGCTAAACATTCCTacatacataaaaataaatatactcTAATAGTGTCGGTTAAATTGCTTTGCCAATAATCAGGAAACTCATGAAAAAgaccataataaaaaaaatccacatgaaGAATCTGTCCATCACTTTTGCTACCTTTTTCCACTCAATTCCTTTGGCACGGTTTGCTTTATGGTCTCTAACGCAATTAGCAATATACTCAATATTCTTTATCAGTACTTTATAACAGGAGCAGCAATTAACAGCATCCTCAGCATTTTCACATTTAACTCCATTACTGTTATTTAAATCTCCATTCAGCTTCTTCTTTAGGTCACTGTCATTGTTTCTATTCCTGGAAAGTTGACTGGTCACCACCTTGTGTCTGTCCTGCTTTTTCTGATACTTAAAATCCTTTCTTAATTTATGTTCTTCTGCTTTTACTCTTTGTGGACTTGTACAATTTTCACCCACATCATAAACAAAAAAGATCTTTGACATGTAGTCCAAAATAACAACCCTGGCCCATTGTGGAACAGGTTGGGCTTCTGCTCCACAGTGATGGATATTCATTATAATGATGGTCAGTGCAGTGGATGCTGTGATCATTGTCATAGTTGCTATGTAATATTTGCCTGTAATGTAAAAAATAGGGAAATGTATATTAAAAGTATTATTCAAGTTAAAATCACCCtctgcagaaaggaaaaaaaaatcgttCAACATTAAGCGAAATGTGAAGCTATCAAAAGAGGTCAGAATTCTGGAATCATCCTAATGCTCTGTAGTTATATCTGCATTGTGATTTGCCACTTAAAATAGAGTTTAAGTCCATTCAAACAAATAAAATCTCCCACTGATCATGACCCATATTATACCATTTCAAAAGAATAACCACCTAATTATCAAGGTAAATATTCACACTCAAATGCCCCAATTTCAAAAAGCACCCATGttaaagtctttttaaaaaatgttcacagTGAATTTCACATATTTTTAGGATCCCTACAAAATTTGCATCAACATTTACACACTTCACATTTGTTACACCACCTCCTGGTGCATAAATTAATTATATTAAATTGTCATAACTGTTGATTTTCATGACAGAAGCAGTGATCGCCACATTTTTCATCTCTGGGTTTCGAGATGCAAGAAGGGCTGGGAATGTCTGCAGCTTGGTGGAACtagtgggggaaaaggggagccTGGAAGCTTAGTTGTGCAGGAGAAGAAGGCATATACACGCTTCTTTACTTTTTCCCAACAGATCAGCTAGGGCTCACCAAAGGAGGGGGTTAGGAGGAGTCCTAGTTCTGCACTGCTCCTTGGAATCGGGGCAGCCTGTGGGATTTAAACCAGGATCAGAGTCTGGAATGGAACTGAGACAGTAGATTTCCTTCTAtggccctgggaggagagaaAGTGCAACCCCACCCAACATGCCCTGACCTCTCCAATCCCCTAGCCATAGCAAAGGGGCTGTTCCACAGCTCAGCTGTGCAGAAACAGTTAGAGGGAGCACTAATGCTTGTCTGGCTTCTCTACCTGATGGAGATGCTATGGTTTGCAGccaggagtgaaagtaacttacaggacttaccggtactgccgaagtcctgagggggcatggcctctcccggaagaggcgtggcctctcaagatttaaaggccctggggaaccagctgtgcctgggagacccagagcctttaaatcaaccaggggctcccagctgcagaggtggctgggagccccctggggctcaggggcaaattaaagggcccggggccctggccgccagggggaaccccgagctttgcggggctggggcagggatttaaagggcccagagctcctgccactgagggaagcccggagccctttaaatcctggcaccagcccggccaccagagccgtggccgggattcaaagggctctgggctgcccgcagccgcggggagctttgagccctttaaatccctgccccagcccagccgccgga from Mauremys mutica isolate MM-2020 ecotype Southern chromosome 5, ASM2049712v1, whole genome shotgun sequence includes these protein-coding regions:
- the CHRNA9 gene encoding neuronal acetylcholine receptor subunit alpha-9 isoform X4, encoding MLFSELFEDYSNALRPVEDTDKALNVTLQITLSQIKDMDERNQILTAYLWIRQSWYDAYLKWDKDEYDGLDSIRIPSNLVWRPDIVLYNKADDDFSEPVNTNVVLRYDGKITWDAPAITKSSCVVDVSYFPFDDQQCNLTFGSWTYNDSGEKVSLGVTVLLALTVFQLMVAESMPPSENVPLIGKYYIATMTMITASTALTIIIMNIHHCGAEAQPVPQWARVVILDYMSKIFFVYDVGENCTSPQRVKAEEHKLRKDFKYQKKQDRHKVVTSQLSRNRNNDSDLKKKLNGDLNNSNGVKCENAEDAVNCCSCYKVLIKNIEYIANCVRDHKANRAKGIEWKKVAKVMDRFFMWIFFIMVFFMSFLIIGKAI